In the genome of Pan troglodytes isolate AG18354 chromosome 15, NHGRI_mPanTro3-v2.0_pri, whole genome shotgun sequence, one region contains:
- the FLRT2 gene encoding leucine-rich repeat transmembrane protein FLRT2 has protein sequence MGLQTTKWPSHGAFFLKSWLIISLGLYSQVSKLLACPSVCRCDRNFVYCNERSLTSVPLGIPEGVTVLYLHNNQINNAGFPAELHNVQSVHTVYLYGNQLDEFPMNLPKNVRVLHLQENNIQTISRAALAQLLKLEELHLDDNSISTVGVEDGAFREAISLKLLFLSKNHLSSVPVGLPVDLQELRVDENRIAVISDMAFQNLTSLERLIVDGNLLTNKGIAEGTFSHLTKLKEFSIVRNSLSHPPPDLPGTHLIRLYLQDNQINHIPLTAFSNLRKLERLDISNNQLRMLTQGVFDNLSNLKQLTARNNPWFCDCSIKWVTEWLKYIPSSLNVRGFMCQGPEQVRGMAVRELNMNLLSCPTTTPGLPLFTPAPSTASATTQPPTLSIPNPSRSYTPPNPTTSKLPTIPDWDGRERVTPPISERIQLSIHFVNDTSIQVSWLSLFTVMAYKLTWVKMGHSLVGGIVQERIVSGEKQHLSLVNLEPRSTYRICLVPLDAFNYRAVEDTICSEATTHASHLNNGSNTASSHEQTTSHSMGSPFLLAGLIGGAVIFVLVVLLSVFCWHMHKKGRYTSQKWKYNRGRRKDDYCEAGTKKDNSILEMTETSFQIVSLNNDQLLKGDFRLQPIYTPNGGINYTDCHIPNNMRYCNSSVPDLEHCHT, from the coding sequence ATGGGCCTACAGACCACAAAGTGGCCCAGCCATGGGGCTTTTTTCCTGAAGTCTTGGCTTATCATTTCCCTGGGGCTCTACTCACAGGTGtccaaactcctggcctgccCTAGTGTGTGCCGCTGCGACAGGAACTTTGTCTACTGTAATGAGCGAAGCTTGACCTCAGTGCCTCTTGGGATCCCGGAGGGTGTAACCGTACTCTACCTCCACAACAACCAAATTAATAATGCTGGATTTCCTGCAGAACTGCACAATGTACAGTCGGTGCACACGGTCTACCTGTATGGCAACCAACTGGACGAATTCCCCATGAACCTTCCCAAGAATGTCAGAGTTCTCCATTTGCAGGAAAACAATATTCAGACCATTTCACGGGCTGCTCTTGCCCAGCTCTTGAAGCTTGAAGAGCTGCACCTGGATGACAACTCCATATCCACAGTCGGGGTGGAAGACGGGGCCTTCCGGGAGGCTATTAGCCTCAAATTGTTGTTTTTGTCTAagaatcacctgagcagtgtGCCTGTTGGGCTTCCTGTGGACTTGCAAGAGCTGAGAGTGGATGAAAATCGAATTGCTGTCATATCCGACATGGCCTTCCAGAATCTCACGAGCTTGGAGCGTCTTATTGTGGACGGGAACCTCCTGACCAACAAGGGTATCGCCGAGGGCACCTTCAGCCATCTCACCAAGCTCAAGGAATTTTCAATTGTACGTAATTCGCTGTCCCACCCTCCTCCCGATCTCCCAGGTACGCATCTGATCAGGCTCTATTTGCAGGACAACCAGATAAACCACATTCCTTTGACAGCCTTCTCAAATCTGCGTAAGCTGGAACGGCTGGATATATCCAACAACCAACTGCGGATGCTGACTCAAGGAGTTTTTGATAATCTCTCCAACCTGAAGCAGCTCACTGCTCGGAATAACCCTTGGTTTTGTGACTGCAGTATTAAATGGGTCACAGAATGGCTCAAATATATCCCTTCATCTCTCAACGTGCGGGGTTTCATGTGCCAAGGTCCTGAACAAGTCCGGGGGATGGCCGTCAGGGAATTAAATATGAATCTTTTGTCCTGTCCCACCACGACCCCCGGCCTGCCTCTCTTCACCCCAGCCCCAAGTACAGCTTCTGCGACCACTCAGCCTCCCACCCTCTCTATTCCAAACCCTAGCAGAAGCTACACGCCTCCAAATCCTACCACATCGAAACTTCCCACGATTCCTGACTGGGATGGCAGAGAAAGAGTGACCCCACCTATTTCTGAACGGATCCAGCTCTCTATCCATTTTGTGAATGATACTTCCATTCAAGTCAGCTGGCTCTCTCTCTTCACCGTGATGGCATACAAACTCACATGGGTGAAAATGGGCCACAGTTTAGTAGGGGGCATCGTTCAGGAGCGCATAGTCAGTGGTGAGAAGCAACACCTGAGCCTGGTTAACCTAGAACCCCGATCCACCTATCGGATTTGTTTAGTGCCACTGGATGCTTTTAACTACCGCGCGGTAGAAGACACCATTTGTTCAGAGGCCACCACCCATGCCTCCCATCTGAACAACGGCAGCAACACAGCGTCCAGCCATGAGCAGACCACGTCCCACAGCATGGGCTCCCCCTTTCTGCTGGCGGGCTTGATCGGGGGCGCGGTGATATTTGTGCTGGTGGTCTTGCTCAGCGTCTTTTGCTGGCATATGCACAAAAAGGGGCGCTACACCTCCCAGAAGTGGAAATACAACCGGGGCCGGCGGAAAGATGATTATTGCGAGGCAGGCACCAAGAAGGACAACTCCATCCTGGAGATGACAGAAACCAGTTTTCAGATCGTCTCCTTAAATAACGATCAACTCCTTAAAGGAGATTTCAGACTGCAGCCCATTTACACCCCAAATGGGGGCATTAATTACACAGACTGCCATATCCCCAACAACATGCGATACTGCAACAGCAGCGTGCCAGACCTGGAGCACTGCCATACGTGA